The proteins below are encoded in one region of Ricinus communis isolate WT05 ecotype wild-type chromosome 6, ASM1957865v1, whole genome shotgun sequence:
- the LOC8267042 gene encoding uncharacterized protein LOC8267042 isoform X2 codes for MATGGVSSSSTPSPERAVVIEFPMSDERMSFNRTPARLPKRLQKRLLLEEARTPCTVEEIEAKLRHADLRRQQFYETLSSKARAKPRSPSRSSSSHEEDLSQRLEAKLQAAERKRLSILEKAQKRLAKLDELRQAAKSGVEMRYKRERERLGTKVEMRVQQAEANRMLILKANRQRRATLKERRSQSLMRRMARESKYKERVCAAIHQKRAAAERKRLGFLEAEKKRACARVLQVRRVANSVSHQREIERRRMRDQLENRLQRAKRQRAEYLRQRGRQQNPVRVNWNRMHKQADLLSRKLASCWRQFLRSRRTTFDLAKDYEALNINESSIKSMPFEQLARLIESTATLQTVKALLDRLESRFRVSRLVGSNQSVRWDNIDHLLKRVATPRKRTTPRTSVRSREAKKVGGIRDAARSPVKLLRYPVRIFLCAYMIMGHPDAVFSGQGEREIALTKSAEDFIQQFELLMRIILDGPIQSSDEESDSMSPKRCTFRSQLVTFDRAWSTYLNCFVVWKVKDAQSLEEDLVRAACQLELSMIQKCKLTPEGDSDALSHDMKAIQKQVTEDQKLLREKIQHLSGDAGIERMEYALIETRSKYFQAKKNGSPTGSPVAHILSPSTSSSPAALPPVGSLSDGSHVIEDIEKPSRVVRSLFRENVASSSKGVSSPAAINGSHYDGQMGASVERQITENELIINEFLHEQHLSFVDSFNADEENSIKAKIRKTMVEAFWDGIMESIKQDEPSYERVVELVREVRDEISEMAPESWKQEIAEAIDLDILSVVLKSGVLDIDYLGKILDFALGTLEKLSSPAHEDDLKVTHQELLKQLAKMCMNQDESMHSHAIAMIKGLRFVLEQIQALKQEISKARIRMMEPLLKGPAGIDYLRKAFTSCYGSHSDACTSLPLTLRWLSSVRNCKDQEWEEHTSTLSTLGLETSSRVFLPSTTLKTGGSFVLKSNGSGVAPTSSASNTTGRQKPQPECNGEKIDLLVRLGLLKLVSGVSGLTQETLPETFMLNLLRLRAAQAHMQKIIVISTSLLVCWQTLLMERAVSSSADMESILSKLTQHLLEVLDRSDDVGIEGIVDIISRSLQDIDKAVDPEKLQSRQLIMARMLAKSLQAGDPVFEKVSKAVYLAARGIVLGGGGSRGRKLAEMALRQVGAVTLRERVVETAEVLVVAATVSVAVHGPWYVNLVDNM; via the exons ATGGCAACCGGAGGAgtgtcatcatcatcaacgcCGTCTCCGGAGAGAGCGGTGGTGATTGAATTTCCGATGAGTGATGAAAGGATGTCGTTTAATAGAACTCCAGCGAGATTACCTAAAAGGCTTCAAAAAAGGCTATTATTAGAAGAAGCTAGGACTCCTTGTACTGTTGAAGAAATTGAAGCTAAACTTAGACACGCCGATCTCCGTAGACAg CAATTCTATGAGACATTGTCAAGCAAGGCAAGGGCAAAGCCTAGAAGCCCTTCAAGGTCTTCATCTTCCCACGAGGAAGACCTTAGCCAGCGTCTTGAAGCCAAGCTTCAAGCTGCAGAGCGAAAAAG GTTGAGCATTCTGGAAAAGGCTCAGAAGCGGCTAGCTAAGTTGGATGAGTTGCGCCAGGCAGCAAAAAGTGGGGTAGAAATGCGATATAAGAGGGAAAGAGAGAGGCTTGGCACAAAAGTAGAGATGCGGGTTCAGCAAGCTGAGGCAAATAGAATGCTTATCCTGAAGGCAAACAGACAAAGAAGGGCTACCCTAAAGGAGAGGAGATCCCAGTCATTAATGCGGCGAATGGCTCGGGAGAGCAAGTACAAGGAGCGTGTTTGTGCTGCAATTCATCAAAAACGTGCAGCTGCTGAGAGAAAGCGATTGGGATTTCTGGAggcagaaaagaaaagggcttGTGCCAGAGTGTTGCAAGTCAGGCGAGTGGCTAATTCTGTCTCTCACCAACGTGAGATAGAGAGACGGAGAATGAGGGACCAGTTGGAAAATCGACTGCAGAGG GCAAAGAGGCAAAGGGCAGAATATCTGAGGCAGAGAGGAAGGCAGCAGAATCCTGTTCGAGTGAATTGGAATCGAATGCACAAGCAGGCTGATCTCCTTTCCAGAAAATTGGCAAG CTGCTGGAGGCAGTTTCTTAGGTCGAGGAGAACTACATTTGACTTGGCAAAGGACTACGAGGCTTTGAACATAAATGAGAGCTCTATTAAGTCAATGCCATTTGAGCAGCTGGCTCGTTTGATTGAATCTACTGCAACTCTGCAGACTGTCAAAGCGCTGCTTGATCGACTTGAGAGCCGGTTTAGAGTCTCTAGGCTTGTTGGCAGCAATCAGTCAGTCAGATGGGATAACATTGATCACCTTCTGAAAAGAGTAGCCACTCCCAGGAAAAGGACCACTCCGAGGACTTCTGTGAGGAGCAGAGAAGCAAAGAAAGTAGGTGGTATCAGGGACGCAGCCAGAAGTCCAGTTAAGTTGTTGAGATATCCAGTGAGAATATTTCTTTGTGCCTACATGATTATGGGTCATCCTGATGCTGTTTTCAGCGGTCAAGGAGAGCGTGAGATTGCTCTGACCAAGTCTGCAGAAGATTTTATTCAGCAGTTTGAGTTGTTGATGAGGATTATATTAGATGGCCCAATACAGAGTTCGGATGAGGAATCTGATTCCATGTCACCAAAACGCTGTACCTTCAGGTCTCAGCTTGTAACTTTTGATAGAGCATGGTCCACGTACTTGAATTGCTTTGTGGTGTGGAAGGTCAAGGATGCTCAATCCTTGGAAGAGGACTTGGTGAGAGCTGCTTGCCAACTTGAGCTCTCTATGATTCAAAAATGCAAGCTGACACCAGAAGGGGATAGTGATGCTCTTAGTCATGATATGAAAGCCATTCAAAAACAg GTTACAGAAGATCAAAAGCTTTTGAGGGAAAAGATACAACATCTGAGTGGAGATGCTGGGATCGAGCGTATGGAATATGCTCTAATAGAAACAAGATCCAAATATTTCCAAGCTAAGAAAAATGGAAGTCCAACAGGGTCACCAGTTGCACATATCCTCTCTCCTAGCACATCTAGCTCCCCTGCTGCTCTTCCTCCTGTTGGTAGTTTAAGTGACGGAAGTCATGTGATTGAGGATATTGAGAAGCCGAGCCGAGTAGTGCGCTCCTTGTTTAGAGAAAATGTTGCTTCCTCATCCAAAGGAGTTAGTTCTCCTGCAGCTATTAATGGAAGCCATTATGATGGTCAGATGGGTGCTTCTGTTGAAAGGCAGATAACAGAGAATGAATtgattataaatgaatttctccATGAGCAGCATCTTAGCTTTGTTGATAGCTTCAATGCTGATGAAGAAAACAGCATCAAG GCAAAGATAAGAAAAACTATGGTGGAGGCTTTTTGGGATGGTATTATGGAATCTATCAAGCAGGATGAACCCAGCTATGAGCGGGTGGTTGAGCTTGTGAGGGAGGTGAGAGATGAAATTAGTGAGATGGCTCCAGAAAGCTGGAAACAGGAGATAGCTGAAGCTATTGATTTGGACATTCTCTCTGTG GTGCTAAAGTCGGGCGTGCTGGACATTGATTATCTTGGAAAGATTCTGGATTTTGCATTGGGTACTTTGGAAAAGCTCTCTTCTCCAGCCCATGAGGATGATCTGAAAGTCACACATCAGGAATTATTGAAACAGTTAGCTAAGATGTGTATGAACCAAGATGAGTCCATGCATTCACATGCCATTGCAATGATCAAGGGTCTGCGCTTTGTACTCGAGCAGATTCAG GCTCTGAAGCAAGAGATAAGCAAAGCACGTATAAGAATGATGGAGCCTTTGTTGAAGGGACCTGCTGGTATAGATTACCTTAGAAAAGCATTCACTAGCTGTTATGGATCTCACTCTGATGCCTGTACGTCTCTACCATTGACCCTGCGATGGCTTTCATCTGTGAGAAATTGCAAAGATCAGGAATGGGAAGAGCATACCAGTACTCTCTCCACTTTGGGCCTTGAGACTTCATCTCGAGTGTTTCTTCCTTCCACCACCCTTAAAACTGGTGGAAGCTTTGTGCTTAAATCAAACGGAAGTGGAGTTGCTCCTACTTCCTCTGCTTCAAATACTACAG GTAGACAAAAACCGCAACCAGAATGTAATGGtgaaaaaattgatttgtTGGTGAGGCTTGGACTGCTGAAGTTAGTTAGTGGGGTTTCTGGTCTGACACAAGAAACTTTGCCTGAGACCTTCATGCTTAACCTGCTGCGGTTGAGAGCTGCCCAGGCTCATATGCAGAAGATAATAGTAATATCTACCAG CCTTCTTGTTTGCTGGCAAACCCTTTTGATGGAGCGAGCGGTGTCCAGCAGTGCAGACATGGAAAGCATTTTATCAAAGTTAACCCAGCATTTGTTGGAGGTCTTGGACCGTTCAGATGATGTTGGTATTGAAGGAATAGTGGATATAATTAGTAGGTCCTTACAAGATATTGACAAGGCAGTAGATCCTGAGAAACTGCAATCGAGGCAATTAATCATGGCTAGGATGTTAGCTAAGAGCTTGCAGGCTGGAGACCCTGTTTTTGAAAAGGTTTCCAAGGCCGTGTATCTGGCTGCAAGAGGAATTGTGCTAGGGGGTGGCGGGTCGCGAGGCAGAAAACTAGCGGAAATGGCACTACGGCAAGTTGGGGCGGTAACCCTGAGGGAAAGGGTGGTGGAAACTGCTGAAGTATTAGTGGTTGCAGCCACGGTGTCAGTTGCCGTACACGGGCCATGGTATGTAAATTTGGTGGATAACATGTAA
- the LOC8267042 gene encoding uncharacterized protein LOC8267042 isoform X1, with amino-acid sequence MATGGVSSSSTPSPERAVVIEFPMSDERMSFNRTPARLPKRLQKRLLLEEARTPCTVEEIEAKLRHADLRRQQFYETLSSKARAKPRSPSRSSSSHEEDLSQRLEAKLQAAERKRLSILEKAQKRLAKLDELRQAAKSGVEMRYKRERERLGTKVEMRVQQAEANRMLILKANRQRRATLKERRSQSLMRRMARESKYKERVCAAIHQKRAAAERKRLGFLEAEKKRACARVLQVRRVANSVSHQREIERRRMRDQLENRLQRAKRQRAEYLRQRGRQQNPVRVNWNRMHKQADLLSRKLASCWRQFLRSRRTTFDLAKDYEALNINESSIKSMPFEQLARLIESTATLQTVKALLDRLESRFRVSRLVGSNQSVRWDNIDHLLKRVATPRKRTTPRTSVRSREAKKVGGIRDAARSPVKLLRYPVRIFLCAYMIMGHPDAVFSGQGEREIALTKSAEDFIQQFELLMRIILDGPIQSSDEESDSMSPKRCTFRSQLVTFDRAWSTYLNCFVVWKVKDAQSLEEDLVRAACQLELSMIQKCKLTPEGDSDALSHDMKAIQKQVTEDQKLLREKIQHLSGDAGIERMEYALIETRSKYFQAKKNGSPTGSPVAHILSPSTSSSPAALPPVGSLSDGSHVIEDIEKPSRVVRSLFRENVASSSKGVSSPAAINGSHYDGQMGASVERQITENELIINEFLHEQHLSFVDSFNADEENSIKAKIRKTMVEAFWDGIMESIKQDEPSYERVVELVREVRDEISEMAPESWKQEIAEAIDLDILSVVLKSGVLDIDYLGKILDFALGTLEKLSSPAHEDDLKVTHQELLKQLAKMCMNQDESMHSHAIAMIKGLRFVLEQIQALKQEISKARIRMMEPLLKGPAGIDYLRKAFTSCYGSHSDACTSLPLTLRWLSSVRNCKDQEWEEHTSTLSTLGLETSSRVFLPSTTLKTGGSFVLKSNGSGVAPTSSASNTTGTGRQKPQPECNGEKIDLLVRLGLLKLVSGVSGLTQETLPETFMLNLLRLRAAQAHMQKIIVISTSLLVCWQTLLMERAVSSSADMESILSKLTQHLLEVLDRSDDVGIEGIVDIISRSLQDIDKAVDPEKLQSRQLIMARMLAKSLQAGDPVFEKVSKAVYLAARGIVLGGGGSRGRKLAEMALRQVGAVTLRERVVETAEVLVVAATVSVAVHGPWYVNLVDNM; translated from the exons ATGGCAACCGGAGGAgtgtcatcatcatcaacgcCGTCTCCGGAGAGAGCGGTGGTGATTGAATTTCCGATGAGTGATGAAAGGATGTCGTTTAATAGAACTCCAGCGAGATTACCTAAAAGGCTTCAAAAAAGGCTATTATTAGAAGAAGCTAGGACTCCTTGTACTGTTGAAGAAATTGAAGCTAAACTTAGACACGCCGATCTCCGTAGACAg CAATTCTATGAGACATTGTCAAGCAAGGCAAGGGCAAAGCCTAGAAGCCCTTCAAGGTCTTCATCTTCCCACGAGGAAGACCTTAGCCAGCGTCTTGAAGCCAAGCTTCAAGCTGCAGAGCGAAAAAG GTTGAGCATTCTGGAAAAGGCTCAGAAGCGGCTAGCTAAGTTGGATGAGTTGCGCCAGGCAGCAAAAAGTGGGGTAGAAATGCGATATAAGAGGGAAAGAGAGAGGCTTGGCACAAAAGTAGAGATGCGGGTTCAGCAAGCTGAGGCAAATAGAATGCTTATCCTGAAGGCAAACAGACAAAGAAGGGCTACCCTAAAGGAGAGGAGATCCCAGTCATTAATGCGGCGAATGGCTCGGGAGAGCAAGTACAAGGAGCGTGTTTGTGCTGCAATTCATCAAAAACGTGCAGCTGCTGAGAGAAAGCGATTGGGATTTCTGGAggcagaaaagaaaagggcttGTGCCAGAGTGTTGCAAGTCAGGCGAGTGGCTAATTCTGTCTCTCACCAACGTGAGATAGAGAGACGGAGAATGAGGGACCAGTTGGAAAATCGACTGCAGAGG GCAAAGAGGCAAAGGGCAGAATATCTGAGGCAGAGAGGAAGGCAGCAGAATCCTGTTCGAGTGAATTGGAATCGAATGCACAAGCAGGCTGATCTCCTTTCCAGAAAATTGGCAAG CTGCTGGAGGCAGTTTCTTAGGTCGAGGAGAACTACATTTGACTTGGCAAAGGACTACGAGGCTTTGAACATAAATGAGAGCTCTATTAAGTCAATGCCATTTGAGCAGCTGGCTCGTTTGATTGAATCTACTGCAACTCTGCAGACTGTCAAAGCGCTGCTTGATCGACTTGAGAGCCGGTTTAGAGTCTCTAGGCTTGTTGGCAGCAATCAGTCAGTCAGATGGGATAACATTGATCACCTTCTGAAAAGAGTAGCCACTCCCAGGAAAAGGACCACTCCGAGGACTTCTGTGAGGAGCAGAGAAGCAAAGAAAGTAGGTGGTATCAGGGACGCAGCCAGAAGTCCAGTTAAGTTGTTGAGATATCCAGTGAGAATATTTCTTTGTGCCTACATGATTATGGGTCATCCTGATGCTGTTTTCAGCGGTCAAGGAGAGCGTGAGATTGCTCTGACCAAGTCTGCAGAAGATTTTATTCAGCAGTTTGAGTTGTTGATGAGGATTATATTAGATGGCCCAATACAGAGTTCGGATGAGGAATCTGATTCCATGTCACCAAAACGCTGTACCTTCAGGTCTCAGCTTGTAACTTTTGATAGAGCATGGTCCACGTACTTGAATTGCTTTGTGGTGTGGAAGGTCAAGGATGCTCAATCCTTGGAAGAGGACTTGGTGAGAGCTGCTTGCCAACTTGAGCTCTCTATGATTCAAAAATGCAAGCTGACACCAGAAGGGGATAGTGATGCTCTTAGTCATGATATGAAAGCCATTCAAAAACAg GTTACAGAAGATCAAAAGCTTTTGAGGGAAAAGATACAACATCTGAGTGGAGATGCTGGGATCGAGCGTATGGAATATGCTCTAATAGAAACAAGATCCAAATATTTCCAAGCTAAGAAAAATGGAAGTCCAACAGGGTCACCAGTTGCACATATCCTCTCTCCTAGCACATCTAGCTCCCCTGCTGCTCTTCCTCCTGTTGGTAGTTTAAGTGACGGAAGTCATGTGATTGAGGATATTGAGAAGCCGAGCCGAGTAGTGCGCTCCTTGTTTAGAGAAAATGTTGCTTCCTCATCCAAAGGAGTTAGTTCTCCTGCAGCTATTAATGGAAGCCATTATGATGGTCAGATGGGTGCTTCTGTTGAAAGGCAGATAACAGAGAATGAATtgattataaatgaatttctccATGAGCAGCATCTTAGCTTTGTTGATAGCTTCAATGCTGATGAAGAAAACAGCATCAAG GCAAAGATAAGAAAAACTATGGTGGAGGCTTTTTGGGATGGTATTATGGAATCTATCAAGCAGGATGAACCCAGCTATGAGCGGGTGGTTGAGCTTGTGAGGGAGGTGAGAGATGAAATTAGTGAGATGGCTCCAGAAAGCTGGAAACAGGAGATAGCTGAAGCTATTGATTTGGACATTCTCTCTGTG GTGCTAAAGTCGGGCGTGCTGGACATTGATTATCTTGGAAAGATTCTGGATTTTGCATTGGGTACTTTGGAAAAGCTCTCTTCTCCAGCCCATGAGGATGATCTGAAAGTCACACATCAGGAATTATTGAAACAGTTAGCTAAGATGTGTATGAACCAAGATGAGTCCATGCATTCACATGCCATTGCAATGATCAAGGGTCTGCGCTTTGTACTCGAGCAGATTCAG GCTCTGAAGCAAGAGATAAGCAAAGCACGTATAAGAATGATGGAGCCTTTGTTGAAGGGACCTGCTGGTATAGATTACCTTAGAAAAGCATTCACTAGCTGTTATGGATCTCACTCTGATGCCTGTACGTCTCTACCATTGACCCTGCGATGGCTTTCATCTGTGAGAAATTGCAAAGATCAGGAATGGGAAGAGCATACCAGTACTCTCTCCACTTTGGGCCTTGAGACTTCATCTCGAGTGTTTCTTCCTTCCACCACCCTTAAAACTGGTGGAAGCTTTGTGCTTAAATCAAACGGAAGTGGAGTTGCTCCTACTTCCTCTGCTTCAAATACTACAGGTACAG GTAGACAAAAACCGCAACCAGAATGTAATGGtgaaaaaattgatttgtTGGTGAGGCTTGGACTGCTGAAGTTAGTTAGTGGGGTTTCTGGTCTGACACAAGAAACTTTGCCTGAGACCTTCATGCTTAACCTGCTGCGGTTGAGAGCTGCCCAGGCTCATATGCAGAAGATAATAGTAATATCTACCAG CCTTCTTGTTTGCTGGCAAACCCTTTTGATGGAGCGAGCGGTGTCCAGCAGTGCAGACATGGAAAGCATTTTATCAAAGTTAACCCAGCATTTGTTGGAGGTCTTGGACCGTTCAGATGATGTTGGTATTGAAGGAATAGTGGATATAATTAGTAGGTCCTTACAAGATATTGACAAGGCAGTAGATCCTGAGAAACTGCAATCGAGGCAATTAATCATGGCTAGGATGTTAGCTAAGAGCTTGCAGGCTGGAGACCCTGTTTTTGAAAAGGTTTCCAAGGCCGTGTATCTGGCTGCAAGAGGAATTGTGCTAGGGGGTGGCGGGTCGCGAGGCAGAAAACTAGCGGAAATGGCACTACGGCAAGTTGGGGCGGTAACCCTGAGGGAAAGGGTGGTGGAAACTGCTGAAGTATTAGTGGTTGCAGCCACGGTGTCAGTTGCCGTACACGGGCCATGGTATGTAAATTTGGTGGATAACATGTAA